In a genomic window of Buteo buteo chromosome 29, bButBut1.hap1.1, whole genome shotgun sequence:
- the LOC142025718 gene encoding uncharacterized protein LOC142025718 isoform X2, whose product MSPVGPPHRSPGGPRFPPPVAAPPPAWQPLVAEGLCHHRGPQRVPNAVPVPGGSSAPSLSPVGPRFWPQQVPVPDGSPVLSPVGPCHRPCPQWVPGFVPSRSLAPTGPQFCPQWVLVTIPVPSGSPLLAPTGPQVCPQWVLVTIPVPSGSPVLAPAGPCPRRVPGFVPSGSLVLSPVGPSRHPCPQRVPGFVPSGSLSLSLSPVGPQFCPQWVLLTIPVPDGSPVLSPVGPCHRPCPQWVLITVRVPSGSPVLSPVGPSRHPCPQWVPGFVPNRSLFPVGVWFCPQWVLLTIPVTSGSPVLSPVGP is encoded by the exons ATGTCCCCAGTGGGTCCCCCCCACAGGTCCCCTGGTGGCCCCCGGTTTCCCCCCCCCgtggccgccccccccccagcatggcAGCCCCTGGTCGCGGAGGGTCTTTGTCACCATCGGGGTCCCCAGCGGGTCCCCAACGCCGTCCCTGTCCCCGGTGGGTCCTCGGcaccgtccctgtccccagtggGTCCCCGCTTTTGGCCCCAGCAGGTCCCTGTCCCCGACGGGTCCCCGGTTTTGTCCCCAGTGGGTCCTTGTcaccgtccctgtccccagtggGTCCCCGGTTTTGTTCCCAGCAGGTCCCTGGCCCCAACAG GTCCCCAGTTTTGTCCCCAGTGGGTCCTCGTCACCATCCCTGTCCCTAGTGGGTCCCCACTTTTGGCCCCAACAGGTCCCCAGGTTTGTCCCCAGTGGGTCCTCGTcaccatccctgtccccagtggGTCCCCGGTTTTGGCCCCAGCAGGTCCCTGTCCCCGACGGGTCCCTGGTTTTGTCCCCAGTGGGTCCCTGGTTTTGTCCCCAGTGGGTCCTTCTCgccatccctgtccccaacGGGTCCCCGGTTTTGTCCCCAGTGGGTCCTTGtcactgtccctgtccccagtggGTCCCCAGTTTTGTCCCCAGTGGGTCCTTCTCACCATCCCTGTCCCCGACGGGTCCCCGGTTTTGTCCCCAGTGGGTCCTTGTcaccgtccctgtccccagtggGTCCTCATCACTGTCCGTGTCCCCAGTGGGTCCCCAGTTTTGTCCCCAGTGGGTCCTTCTcgccatccctgtccccagtggGTCCCTGGTTTTGTCCCCAACAGGTCCCTGTTCCCAGTGGGTGTCTGGTTTTGTCCCCAGTGGGTCCTTCTCACCATCCCTGTCACCAGTGGGTCCCCAGTTTTGTCCCCAGTGGGTCCCTGA
- the LOC142025718 gene encoding uncharacterized protein LOC142025718 isoform X1: MAAPGRGGSLSPSGSPAGPQRRPCPRWVLGTVPVPSGSPLLAPAGPCPRRVPGFVPSGSLSPSLSPVGPRFCSQQVPGPNRSPGLSPVGPRHCPCPQWVPGFVPSGSFSPSLSPTGPRFCPQWVVVTIPVPSGSPLLAPTGPCPQRVPSFVPSGSPLLAPTGPQFCPQWVLVTIPVPSGSPLLAPTGPQVCPQWVLVTIPVPSGSPVLAPAGPCPRRVPGFVPSGSLVLSPVGPSRHPCPQRVPGFVPSGSLSLSLSPVGPQFCPQWVLLTIPVPDGSPVLSPVGPCHRPCPQWVLITVRVPSGSPVLSPVGPSRHPCPQWVPGFVPNRSLFPVGVWFCPQWVLLTIPVTSGSPVLSPVGP, from the exons atggcAGCCCCTGGTCGCGGAGGGTCTTTGTCACCATCGGGGTCCCCAGCGGGTCCCCAACGCCGTCCCTGTCCCCGGTGGGTCCTCGGcaccgtccctgtccccagtggGTCCCCGCTTTTGGCCCCAGCAGGTCCCTGTCCCCGACGGGTCCCCGGTTTTGTCCCCAGTGGGTCCTTGTcaccgtccctgtccccagtggGTCCCCGGTTTTGTTCCCAGCAGGTCCCTGGCCCCAACAG GTCCCCAGGTTTGTCCCCAGTGGGTCCTCGtcactgtccctgtccccagtggGTCCCCGGTTTTGTCCCCAGTGGGTCCTTCTCgccatccctgtccccaacGGGTCCCCGGTTTTGTCCCCAGTGGGTCGTTGTcaccatccctgtccccagtggGTCCCCGCTTTTGGCCCCAACAGGTCCCTGTCCCCAACGGGTCCCCAGTTTTGTCCCCAGTGGGTCCCCGCTTTTGGCCCCAACAGGTCCCCAGTTTTGTCCCCAGTGGGTCCTCGTCACCATCCCTGTCCCTAGTGGGTCCCCACTTTTGGCCCCAACAGGTCCCCAGGTTTGTCCCCAGTGGGTCCTCGTcaccatccctgtccccagtggGTCCCCGGTTTTGGCCCCAGCAGGTCCCTGTCCCCGACGGGTCCCTGGTTTTGTCCCCAGTGGGTCCCTGGTTTTGTCCCCAGTGGGTCCTTCTCgccatccctgtccccaacGGGTCCCCGGTTTTGTCCCCAGTGGGTCCTTGtcactgtccctgtccccagtggGTCCCCAGTTTTGTCCCCAGTGGGTCCTTCTCACCATCCCTGTCCCCGACGGGTCCCCGGTTTTGTCCCCAGTGGGTCCTTGTcaccgtccctgtccccagtggGTCCTCATCACTGTCCGTGTCCCCAGTGGGTCCCCAGTTTTGTCCCCAGTGGGTCCTTCTcgccatccctgtccccagtggGTCCCTGGTTTTGTCCCCAACAGGTCCCTGTTCCCAGTGGGTGTCTGGTTTTGTCCCCAGTGGGTCCTTCTCACCATCCCTGTCACCAGTGGGTCCCCAGTTTTGTCCCCAGTGGGTCCCTGA
- the DRAP1 gene encoding dr1-associated corepressor, which translates to MPSKKKKYNARFPPARIKKIMQTDEEIGKVAAAVPVIISRALELFLESLLRKACHVTQSRNAKTMTTSHLKQCIELEQQFDFLKDLVAAVPDMQGEGEEPHGEGERGPRRGRRPGAGRKNGGPGAKGKDPKQSGTDSEQEEDSEDSDSDGEEETPQPPPTRPPLNFTSPGVPFAPLGPPALPGGLPGGLPPAPGPPRAREEEEEDEDYDS; encoded by the exons atGCCGagcaagaagaagaaatacaacGCGCGGTTCCCGCCG GCGCGGATCAAGAAGATCATGCAGACGGACGAGGAGATCGGGAAGGTGGCGGCCGCTGTCCCCGTCATCATCT CCCGGGCGTTGGAGCTGTTCTTGGAGTCGCTGTTACGGAAAGCGTGTCACGTCACCCAGTCCCGTAACGCCAAAACCATGACCACCTCCCACCT GAAGCAATGCATCGAGCTGGAGCAACAATTCGATTTCCTGAAGGATTTGGTGGCGGCCGTCCCCGATATGCAGGGGGAGGGCGAGGAGCCCCACGGCGAGGGCGAGCGGGGACCCCGAAG GGGTCGCCGCCCGGGTGCCGGCCGAAAGAACGGGGGTCCTGGGGCGAAGGGGAAGGACCCCAAACAGTCGGGGACGGACTCggagcaggag gaggaCTCTGAGGACAGCGACAGCGACGGGGAGGAGGAGACGCCGCAGCCACCCCCCACCCGACCCCCCCTCAATTTCACCAG CCCTGGGGTGCCCTTCGCGCCGTTGGGACCCCCTGCGCTCCCGGGGGGGCTCCCAGGGgggctccccccagcccccggccccccccgcgcccgtgaggaggaggaggaggacgaagACTACGACTCCTAG
- the RELA gene encoding transcription factor p65 — MEDVTPPDLLPFLLQQDWGAQEAGGAAPFVEILEQPKPRGMRFRYKCEGRSAGSIPGEHSTDTTKTHPTIRVNNYRGPGRVRVSLVTKEPPHRPHPHELVGKDCRDGYYEAELPPERNVHRWAGTPPNIWGDPPPRYMGAPNIWGAPPDTWGAWLPPQDVRVPPNILGVPPRYLGDLQCIEEKRKRTRETFRSFVQRSPLPGPVPPEPRPPRRIAVPSRPPPGPPAPPQHGSPPSPLLLFWGFGGAVGGPPPRTGAPGRGAAAAAV, encoded by the exons ATGGAGGACG TGACCCCCCCGGATCTTctgcccttcctcctgcagcaggactGGGGTGCGCAGG aggcggggggggccgctCCCTTCGTGGAGATCCTGGAGCAGCCGAAGCCGCGGGGGATGCGTTTCCGTTACAAGTGCGAGGGGCGTTCGGCCGGCAGCATCCCCGGGGAGCACAGCACCGACACCACCAAGACCCACCCCACCATCCGC gtGAACAATTACCGGGGTCCCGGGCGGGTGCGGGTGTCGCTGGTGACGAAGGagcccccccaccgcccccacCCCCACGAACTGGTGGGCAAGGATTGCCGCGACGGCTACTACGAGGCCGAGCTGCCCCCCGAGCGCAACGTCCACAGgtgggctgggacccccccaaatatttggggtgaccccccccccagatacATGGGTGCCCCCAAtatttggggtgcccccccagaTACATGG GGTGCCTGGTTGCCCCCCCAGGATGTCCGAGTGCCCCCAAATATTTTGGGTGTCCCCCCCAGATATCTGG GGGACCTGCAGTGCATCGAGGAGAAGCGCAAGCGCACCCGCGAGACCTTCCGCTCCTTCGTCCAGCGCAGCCCCCTGCCCG GCCCGGTGCCCCCcgagccccggcccccccggcgcATTGCGGTGCCCtcgcggcccccccccggccccccagcccccccccagcatgg ctctccccccagccccctccttcTCTTTTGGGGGTTCGGGGGGGCTGTtgggggcccccccccccgaaccgGAGCCCCTGGCCGAggcgctgctgcagctgcagtttgA